One segment of Synechococcus sp. MU1617 DNA contains the following:
- a CDS encoding DUF411 domain-containing protein: MKASRFAHLCSTALRQSLVGAFVVVSLLSASQPVEAHGDAKGDGEMPVTSGATGPQITVYRSASCGCCTSWGSHIASAGYRIEDHVTEDMDAVKKARGVSPQQASCHTAVVEGYVIEGHVPASSIKRLLIERPNIRGLTVPGMPVGSPGMEVAGVEAKRFEVLAIAHDGTTSVFARY, translated from the coding sequence ATGAAGGCTTCGCGTTTTGCGCACCTGTGTTCAACTGCCTTGCGACAGAGCTTGGTCGGAGCCTTCGTGGTCGTCTCTCTGCTTTCAGCGAGTCAACCGGTTGAGGCGCATGGTGATGCGAAAGGGGATGGTGAGATGCCCGTCACTAGTGGTGCGACCGGGCCACAGATAACGGTGTATCGATCGGCGAGTTGCGGTTGCTGTACGTCATGGGGATCCCACATCGCTTCAGCGGGATACCGCATTGAGGACCATGTCACCGAGGACATGGATGCCGTGAAGAAGGCGCGTGGTGTAAGCCCTCAACAGGCTTCTTGCCATACCGCGGTGGTGGAGGGTTATGTCATTGAAGGGCATGTGCCTGCTTCTTCGATCAAGCGTCTTTTGATCGAACGGCCCAATATCCGAGGCTTGACTGTTCCAGGGATGCCAGTGGGTTCTCCCGGGATGGAGGTGGCTGGCGTCGAGGCTAAACGTTTCGAGGTGCTCGCCATTGCCCATGACGGAACAACCTCCGTCTTTGCGCGCTACTGA
- a CDS encoding recombinase family protein yields MPDRPLSPSRWLAYYRVSTDRQGNSGLGLEAQRAKVEVMASERGAVIAAEFVEVESGRKNDRPQLAAALAQARAEKAVIAVAKIDRLARDAGFVLKLANEAEKNGMGGFIFCDLPDIDATTSAGRMVLTMMASVAEFEARRISERTKEALAAAKARGVCLGGYREGAAQKASERKQKAIAEAEGLRGVLEPMVRAGLSYRAMADALAGVGKLSSTGKPLAPAQIGRILQRLGLSGKLLGSDQAWVAA; encoded by the coding sequence TTGCCTGATCGTCCTCTGAGTCCGAGTCGTTGGCTGGCCTACTACCGGGTCAGTACAGATCGCCAGGGAAACTCCGGCCTGGGCCTCGAAGCGCAGCGGGCCAAGGTTGAAGTAATGGCTTCCGAGCGGGGGGCTGTGATTGCGGCTGAATTCGTGGAGGTTGAGAGCGGTCGGAAGAACGATCGTCCTCAGTTGGCCGCGGCTCTGGCTCAGGCTCGCGCGGAGAAGGCTGTCATTGCTGTTGCCAAGATCGATCGTCTGGCTCGTGATGCTGGCTTCGTCTTGAAGCTCGCCAACGAGGCAGAAAAGAACGGGATGGGTGGCTTCATCTTCTGCGACTTGCCAGACATTGATGCCACCACCAGTGCTGGTCGGATGGTTCTCACGATGATGGCCAGCGTTGCTGAGTTCGAGGCACGTCGGATCAGCGAGCGAACTAAAGAAGCGTTGGCCGCGGCCAAGGCCCGAGGCGTGTGTCTTGGGGGGTACCGGGAAGGTGCTGCTCAGAAGGCGTCGGAGCGCAAGCAGAAGGCCATTGCTGAGGCGGAGGGACTGCGCGGGGTTCTTGAGCCAATGGTTCGTGCAGGCTTGAGCTACAGGGCCATGGCTGATGCGCTTGCAGGGGTTGGCAAGCTCAGCAGCACGGGAAAGCCACTGGCTCCGGCGCAGATCGGTCGGATCCTGCAGCGCTTGGGTTTGTCGGGAAAGCTGCTGGGCAGTGACCAGGCTTGGGTCGCTGCCTGA
- the mutT gene encoding 8-oxo-dGTP diphosphatase MutT, with protein sequence MGQRRSAEHRDFSPLAAELSHSLLAWWEVHGRKDPALKPWMFTKDGRWPEPHEHLNVLECWIAEVMLQQTQLAVALPYWRRWMAVFPTVEAVAAASLDEVRLQWQGLGYYSRARRLHEAAQLLVGHPWPHSLEVWMALPGIGRTTAGSILSSAFNAPLPILDGNVKRVLARLTAHPRPPARDDALFWRWSEALLDPLRPRDTNQALMDLGATLCTPRQPDCHRCPWQSHCAAYAAGDPRRWPVTDAPKPLPFQVIGVGVVLNAQGEVLIDQRLEEGLLGGMWEFPGGKQEQGETIETCIARELTEELGIAVTVGAELITVDHAYSHKKLRFVVHLCDWVSGEPQPLASQQVRWVRPDDLGNYAFPAANARIIEALLGRLGGSAHP encoded by the coding sequence ATGGGTCAACGACGCAGCGCTGAGCATCGCGACTTCAGTCCTCTAGCGGCTGAGCTCAGTCACTCCCTGCTGGCCTGGTGGGAAGTCCACGGCCGGAAGGATCCTGCGCTGAAGCCGTGGATGTTCACCAAGGACGGAAGGTGGCCCGAGCCCCATGAACATCTCAATGTCCTGGAGTGCTGGATTGCCGAGGTGATGCTGCAGCAGACCCAGTTGGCCGTGGCGCTCCCCTACTGGAGGCGCTGGATGGCGGTGTTTCCCACTGTGGAGGCCGTGGCCGCGGCGTCTCTGGATGAGGTGCGGTTGCAGTGGCAGGGCCTGGGGTATTACTCGCGGGCGCGTCGGCTGCATGAGGCAGCGCAACTGCTGGTGGGCCACCCGTGGCCGCACAGCTTGGAGGTTTGGATGGCCTTGCCGGGCATCGGCCGCACCACCGCCGGCAGCATCCTCTCCAGTGCCTTCAATGCACCGTTGCCGATCTTGGATGGCAACGTCAAACGGGTGCTGGCGCGATTGACGGCCCATCCGCGTCCTCCGGCCCGCGACGACGCCCTGTTCTGGCGCTGGAGCGAGGCCTTGCTCGATCCGCTGCGGCCGCGGGATACCAACCAGGCGCTGATGGATCTGGGGGCCACGCTTTGCACCCCCCGCCAGCCGGACTGCCACCGCTGCCCCTGGCAATCCCACTGCGCTGCTTACGCTGCCGGCGATCCCCGCCGTTGGCCCGTGACCGATGCCCCCAAGCCCCTGCCTTTCCAGGTGATCGGCGTGGGTGTCGTGCTCAACGCGCAGGGTGAGGTGTTGATCGACCAGCGCTTGGAGGAAGGCCTGCTGGGGGGGATGTGGGAGTTCCCAGGTGGCAAACAGGAGCAGGGCGAAACGATCGAAACCTGCATTGCCCGTGAGCTCACGGAAGAGCTCGGCATTGCGGTGACGGTGGGCGCTGAACTAATCACTGTTGATCACGCCTACAGCCACAAGAAGCTGCGCTTTGTGGTGCATCTCTGCGACTGGGTGTCGGGGGAGCCGCAGCCCCTCGCGAGTCAGCAGGTGCGTTGGGTGCGGCCAGATGACCTGGGGAATTACGCCTTTCCAGCCGCCAATGCTCGGATCATTGAGGCGCTGCTTGGCAGGTTGGGCGGCTCTGCCCACCCTTAG
- a CDS encoding carbohydrate kinase, which translates to MALGPVVVCLGEALIDRLGPPGGDPAVDRPVDDRLGGAPANLACGLARLGTPVAFAGRLGQDAIGEAFSRLFAERGLQTALLQRDGERPSRIVLVRRARDGERQFQGFAGDEGAGFADQALEPAALPQARWLLIGTLPLAAPMSASALLSAVRQARSQGTAIALDVNWRPTFWDATADPEAGPSAAAKAAIQPLLDQAALIKLAREEALWFFNSDDPGAIQQALPQRPDVVVTDGAAPVRWQLADESGQQAAFQPPAVVDTTGAGDAFTAGLLHRWAAAPHERIRFAAACGALVCAGAGGIDPQPTQAQVEAFLGGVS; encoded by the coding sequence ATGGCGCTTGGTCCCGTTGTCGTCTGTCTTGGTGAAGCCCTGATCGATCGGCTTGGGCCGCCTGGAGGTGATCCGGCGGTGGATCGGCCGGTGGACGACCGTCTTGGAGGAGCACCGGCGAATCTGGCCTGTGGCTTGGCTCGCTTGGGGACCCCCGTGGCGTTTGCCGGTCGCTTGGGGCAGGACGCCATTGGCGAGGCTTTTTCCAGGTTGTTTGCTGAGCGCGGTCTGCAGACCGCGCTGCTGCAGCGCGATGGTGAGCGTCCCAGTCGAATCGTGCTGGTGCGCCGTGCGCGGGATGGGGAACGGCAGTTCCAGGGCTTTGCCGGGGATGAAGGGGCGGGTTTCGCGGACCAGGCTCTGGAGCCGGCTGCCCTACCCCAGGCCCGATGGTTGTTGATCGGCACGCTGCCGCTGGCGGCACCCATGTCGGCCTCGGCCCTGCTGTCGGCCGTGCGCCAGGCCCGGAGCCAGGGCACGGCGATTGCCCTCGATGTGAACTGGCGTCCCACGTTTTGGGATGCCACGGCTGATCCCGAGGCGGGACCATCCGCAGCGGCGAAGGCCGCGATTCAACCGCTTCTGGACCAGGCGGCCCTGATCAAGTTGGCGCGGGAGGAAGCGCTCTGGTTCTTCAACAGCGACGATCCCGGTGCGATTCAGCAGGCCTTGCCCCAGCGGCCCGATGTGGTGGTCACCGATGGAGCAGCCCCGGTGCGCTGGCAGTTGGCTGATGAATCGGGTCAACAGGCTGCCTTTCAGCCCCCCGCCGTCGTTGACACCACTGGTGCTGGCGATGCCTTCACGGCTGGACTGTTGCACCGGTGGGCCGCCGCGCCCCATGAGCGCATCCGTTTTGCGGCCGCCTGTGGTGCCTTGGTCTGCGCTGGTGCTGGTGGCATTGATCCCCAGCCCACGCAAGCTCAGGTGGAGGCGTTCCTGGGGGGGGTGAGCTGA
- the tsaE gene encoding tRNA (adenosine(37)-N6)-threonylcarbamoyltransferase complex ATPase subunit type 1 TsaE, with product MNLCRDAEASGSLEPDSTGHVWALETLETTRALGRSLARELPQGAILLLSGPLGAGKTSLVQGLAEGIGIAEPITSPTFALAQHYPQGTPQLVHLDLYRLEHTASADELFLQEEEEARAAGALMAVEWPERLGLDLPEAWRLDLRHQDEGRLAQLTPPRNAST from the coding sequence TTGAATCTCTGCAGAGACGCCGAGGCTTCGGGCTCGCTAGAGCCGGACTCTACAGGGCATGTCTGGGCTCTTGAGACCCTTGAGACGACCCGGGCCCTGGGCCGATCCCTCGCTCGCGAACTGCCACAGGGGGCAATTCTTCTACTCAGTGGCCCCCTGGGGGCCGGCAAAACATCGCTGGTGCAGGGCCTGGCCGAAGGCATCGGGATCGCCGAGCCGATCACCAGCCCCACCTTTGCCTTGGCACAGCACTATCCCCAGGGAACACCGCAGCTGGTGCATCTCGATCTCTATCGCCTGGAGCACACGGCTTCCGCCGATGAGCTGTTTCTGCAGGAGGAGGAAGAGGCGCGCGCAGCAGGGGCGTTGATGGCGGTGGAGTGGCCAGAACGGCTTGGCCTCGACCTGCCGGAAGCCTGGCGGCTCGATCTGCGTCACCAGGACGAGGGCCGACTGGCTCAGCTCACCCCCCCCAGGAACGCCTCCACCTGA
- the ahcY gene encoding adenosylhomocysteinase — MVAAPTSPAELKLGVDCVIADINQADFGRKELDIAETEMPGLMALREKYGSEKPLQGARIAGSLHMTIQTAVLIETLVELGAEVRWASCNIFSTQDHAAAAIAAKGIPVFAVKGETLEEYWDYTHRILEWGDGGSPNMILDDGGDATGLVMLGSKAEQDITVLDNPGNEEETFLFASIKKKLAQDPSFYSRTKAQIQGVTEETTTGVARLYKMQKSGELPFPAINVNDSVTKSKFDNLYGCRESLVDSIKRATDVMVAGKQALVIGYGDVGKGSAQSLRGLGATVCIAEVDPICALQAAMEGYRVVRLEDVVEDMDIFVTATGNYQVIRNEHLVKMKDEAIVCNIGHFDNEIDVASLKAYEWENIKPQVDHITLPSGNRIILLAEGRLVNLGCATGHPSFVMSNSFTNQVLAQIELFTKGDEYGKEVYVLPKHLDEMVARLHLGRIGAKLTELSKDQADYINVPVEGPYKPDHYRY; from the coding sequence ATGGTGGCAGCGCCCACGTCCCCGGCTGAGCTGAAGCTCGGCGTCGATTGCGTCATTGCCGACATCAATCAAGCCGATTTCGGCCGCAAGGAGCTCGACATTGCTGAGACCGAGATGCCCGGTCTGATGGCGTTGCGCGAGAAGTACGGCAGCGAGAAGCCCCTGCAGGGCGCCCGCATCGCTGGCTCTCTGCACATGACGATTCAGACCGCGGTTCTGATCGAGACCCTGGTGGAGCTCGGAGCAGAAGTGCGCTGGGCCTCCTGCAACATCTTCTCCACCCAGGACCACGCCGCTGCGGCCATCGCGGCCAAGGGCATTCCTGTCTTCGCTGTTAAAGGCGAGACCCTGGAGGAGTACTGGGACTACACCCACCGCATCCTCGAGTGGGGTGACGGCGGATCTCCCAACATGATCCTGGACGACGGTGGCGATGCCACCGGACTGGTGATGCTGGGCAGCAAGGCCGAACAGGACATCACCGTTCTGGATAACCCCGGCAACGAAGAGGAAACCTTCCTGTTCGCTTCGATCAAGAAAAAGCTGGCCCAGGACCCCAGCTTCTATTCCCGCACCAAGGCCCAGATCCAGGGCGTGACCGAGGAGACCACCACGGGTGTGGCGCGTCTCTACAAGATGCAGAAGAGCGGCGAGCTTCCTTTCCCTGCCATCAACGTCAACGATTCAGTCACCAAGAGCAAGTTCGACAACCTGTACGGCTGCCGCGAGTCACTGGTGGACAGCATCAAGCGGGCCACCGACGTGATGGTGGCTGGCAAGCAGGCCCTGGTGATCGGCTACGGCGATGTAGGCAAGGGTTCAGCCCAGTCTCTGCGTGGTCTCGGTGCCACCGTCTGCATTGCGGAAGTGGATCCGATCTGCGCGCTGCAGGCCGCCATGGAGGGTTACCGCGTGGTGCGTTTGGAAGACGTGGTCGAAGACATGGACATCTTTGTCACCGCCACCGGCAACTACCAGGTGATCCGTAACGAGCACCTGGTGAAGATGAAAGACGAGGCCATCGTCTGCAACATCGGGCACTTCGATAACGAGATCGATGTCGCTTCCCTCAAGGCGTACGAGTGGGAGAACATCAAGCCGCAGGTCGACCACATCACCCTGCCCAGCGGCAACAGGATCATCCTGCTGGCGGAAGGCCGTTTGGTGAACCTGGGCTGCGCCACTGGCCACCCCAGTTTTGTGATGAGCAACTCCTTCACCAACCAGGTGTTGGCTCAGATCGAGCTGTTCACCAAGGGTGACGAGTACGGCAAAGAGGTTTATGTGCTGCCCAAGCACCTCGATGAGATGGTGGCTCGCCTTCACCTCGGTCGTATTGGCGCCAAGCTCACCGAGCTCAGCAAGGACCAGGCCGACTACATCAACGTGCCCGTGGAAGGCCCTTACAAGCCCGACCACTACCGCTACTGA
- a CDS encoding DedA family protein translates to MGLSDLITQLPELIGQAVEANQWLGYTAIFAAMFLENLFPPIPSELIMPLGGFYVQQGQLDLLPVVLAGLLGTVFGALPWYGIGRLINEERIEAWLQRHGRWIGISADELARSRRWFSRYGTALVFWGRLVPGIRTLISVPAGIEMMPMAPFLIWTTAGSLIWTALLTVAGMVLGEGYSNVELWIDPVSKAVKVLLLVSVLAGAIWVGLRIWRRKSSVD, encoded by the coding sequence ATGGGGCTTTCTGATCTGATCACACAGCTTCCAGAGTTGATCGGCCAAGCGGTGGAGGCGAACCAGTGGTTGGGTTACACCGCAATTTTCGCGGCGATGTTTTTGGAGAATCTGTTCCCGCCGATTCCCTCCGAGCTGATCATGCCCCTCGGGGGTTTCTATGTGCAGCAGGGTCAGCTTGACCTCTTGCCTGTGGTTCTGGCCGGTTTGCTGGGCACCGTTTTCGGTGCTCTGCCCTGGTATGGGATCGGACGGTTGATCAACGAGGAACGGATCGAAGCTTGGTTGCAACGCCATGGTCGCTGGATTGGCATCAGTGCCGATGAGTTGGCCCGCAGCCGCCGCTGGTTCAGCCGCTACGGCACCGCCTTGGTGTTCTGGGGGCGTCTGGTGCCTGGTATTCGCACGTTGATCTCAGTTCCAGCAGGCATTGAAATGATGCCGATGGCGCCGTTCCTTATCTGGACCACAGCCGGCAGTCTGATCTGGACAGCCCTGCTCACCGTGGCCGGTATGGTTCTAGGAGAGGGCTATAGCAACGTTGAGCTTTGGATTGACCCTGTCTCCAAGGCAGTGAAGGTGTTGCTGTTGGTGTCGGTTCTGGCTGGCGCGATTTGGGTGGGCCTGCGCATCTGGCGTCGGAAATCATCTGTTGATTAA
- a CDS encoding sulfotransferase family 2 domain-containing protein, translated as MLSHKHKTIFIHIPKTAGQSIELAFLQDLGLSWKTRAPLLLRANEYPLLGPPRLAHLNYRAYADHHYLNQELLDEYFTFSFVRNPYTRAISLYKYMSGQDKSFSDFICTDFLLLHHKENWFFQSQSSFICDDRGIPMIDFVGRFETIKTDFEIVAKRAKLKSHKLPRRNISKEKNQGHKLSKTAMKNFTQESLEIINTIYADDFKYFYHEQKITSLDSIEI; from the coding sequence ATGCTCTCCCATAAACACAAAACGATTTTTATTCATATACCCAAAACAGCCGGCCAAAGCATCGAACTAGCTTTTCTTCAGGACTTAGGCTTGTCATGGAAAACTCGTGCTCCTCTGCTTTTAAGAGCAAACGAATATCCCCTACTTGGGCCACCAAGACTAGCCCATCTCAACTACAGAGCATATGCAGACCACCATTACTTGAATCAAGAGCTACTCGATGAATACTTCACATTCTCATTCGTAAGAAATCCATATACAAGGGCAATTTCTTTATACAAATACATGTCAGGGCAAGACAAAAGTTTTAGCGACTTTATATGCACAGATTTTCTTTTGCTACACCATAAAGAGAACTGGTTTTTCCAGTCACAGTCTAGCTTTATTTGCGACGACAGAGGAATACCAATGATCGACTTTGTCGGACGATTTGAGACCATAAAAACTGATTTTGAGATTGTTGCTAAGCGCGCAAAGCTAAAGTCACACAAACTACCTAGACGCAATATCTCAAAAGAGAAAAATCAAGGGCACAAGCTTTCGAAAACAGCAATGAAGAATTTTACCCAAGAATCGCTAGAAATCATCAACACAATTTATGCTGATGATTTCAAATACTTTTACCATGAACAAAAGATTACGAGTCTTGATTCCATTGAAATCTGA
- a CDS encoding single-stranded DNA-binding protein, with protein sequence MGVNSVTLVGRAGRDPEVRYFESGSMVANLTMAVNRRSRDDEPDWFNLEIWGKQAQVAADYVKKGSLLGIIGSFKLDRWTDRASGEERSKPVIRVDRLELLGSKRDSQEAAGSFGGQASDEDIPF encoded by the coding sequence ATGGGCGTTAATTCCGTCACCCTCGTCGGCCGTGCCGGCCGCGATCCCGAAGTGCGTTACTTCGAATCAGGCAGCATGGTGGCCAACCTCACCATGGCGGTGAACCGTCGCAGCCGCGACGATGAGCCCGACTGGTTCAACCTTGAGATCTGGGGCAAGCAGGCCCAGGTCGCCGCGGACTACGTGAAGAAGGGATCCCTGCTCGGCATCATCGGCAGCTTCAAGCTGGATCGCTGGACCGACCGTGCCAGTGGAGAAGAGCGCAGCAAGCCTGTGATCCGTGTTGACCGGCTCGAACTGCTCGGCTCCAAACGCGACAGCCAGGAGGCAGCCGGCAGCTTTGGCGGCCAGGCCTCCGATGAGGACATCCCCTTCTGA
- a CDS encoding rod shape-determining protein encodes MFFRRFQLSRDIGIDLGTANTLIYVSGRGIVLQEPSVVALDLERGTTMAVGDEAKLMLGRTPGNIRAVRPLRDGVIADFDAAEQMLKTFITKGNEGRGIMAPRLVVGIPSGVTGVERRAVREAGMAGAREVHLIDEPVAAAIGAGLPVTEPVGTMIVDIGGGTTEVAVLSLGGTVLSESVRVAGDEISDSIGVYLKKVHNMVVGERTAEEIKIRIGSAFPDDQFDQQSMDVRGLHLLSGLPRTINLKAGDLREAIAEPLNVIVEAVKRTLERTPPELAADIVDRGIMLAGGGALVRGISDLISHETGIFVHIAEDPLLCVVNGCGQVLEDWKRLQRVVDTPEFVRSAAGA; translated from the coding sequence GTGTTCTTTCGTCGTTTCCAGCTGTCGCGCGACATCGGCATCGACCTGGGCACCGCAAACACCCTGATCTACGTTTCAGGCCGCGGCATCGTGCTGCAGGAGCCCTCCGTGGTGGCTCTCGACCTCGAGCGAGGCACCACCATGGCCGTGGGCGATGAAGCCAAGTTGATGCTTGGGCGTACTCCCGGAAACATCCGGGCTGTCCGTCCGCTGCGCGACGGGGTGATTGCGGATTTTGATGCCGCAGAACAGATGCTCAAAACCTTCATCACCAAGGGCAATGAGGGGCGCGGCATCATGGCGCCCCGTCTGGTTGTGGGCATTCCCAGTGGTGTGACTGGCGTGGAGCGGCGCGCTGTGCGGGAAGCAGGTATGGCTGGTGCCCGTGAGGTACACCTGATCGATGAACCGGTGGCAGCCGCCATCGGCGCGGGCCTTCCGGTCACCGAGCCCGTCGGAACAATGATTGTTGACATCGGTGGCGGCACCACCGAGGTGGCGGTGTTGAGCCTTGGCGGAACGGTGTTGAGTGAATCCGTGCGTGTTGCCGGTGATGAAATCAGCGATTCCATCGGTGTGTATCTCAAAAAGGTGCACAACATGGTGGTGGGCGAGCGGACTGCCGAGGAGATCAAGATCCGCATTGGCTCCGCCTTCCCGGACGACCAATTCGATCAGCAGTCCATGGATGTGAGGGGTCTGCATCTGCTCTCCGGTTTGCCCCGCACCATCAATCTCAAGGCTGGTGATCTGCGCGAAGCGATCGCCGAACCGCTCAACGTGATCGTCGAAGCGGTGAAGCGCACGCTGGAGCGCACCCCCCCCGAGCTGGCAGCCGACATCGTGGATCGCGGCATCATGCTGGCCGGCGGTGGTGCATTGGTGCGGGGCATCAGCGACCTGATCAGCCACGAGACCGGCATCTTTGTGCACATCGCGGAAGATCCACTGCTTTGCGTGGTGAATGGTTGCGGCCAGGTACTGGAAGATTGGAAGCGTCTGCAGCGGGTGGTCGACACCCCGGAATTCGTCCGCTCCGCCGCAGGCGCCTGA
- the mreC gene encoding rod shape-determining protein MreC, whose protein sequence is MAPTLRPGKSRWRGLGQLTPWLLLVVGLLLVRLSKGAGFSDAYALLSRPFWPGSAQREWVTAASDLEERSRLQLLADDNRRLRGLLELQQNGSAEGEVPAAVISRSPRGWWQQLELGKGSLQGLGQGDAVLGPGGLVGRIASVTPATARVKLLTAPGHEIGVWLPRSRRHGLLVGRGSSRLSLRFIDKDPDVRPGDLVATSPASTLLPPNVPVGVIQSVDEQAVPAPTAVVQMIAAPEAIDWVQVQTR, encoded by the coding sequence ATGGCCCCAACGCTCCGTCCCGGCAAGAGCCGCTGGCGTGGATTGGGGCAACTCACCCCCTGGCTGCTGTTGGTGGTGGGACTGTTGTTGGTGCGCTTGAGCAAGGGCGCTGGTTTCAGCGATGCCTACGCCCTTCTCAGCCGACCCTTCTGGCCTGGCTCTGCCCAGCGGGAATGGGTCACGGCCGCGTCGGATCTGGAGGAGCGCTCCCGTCTGCAGCTTTTGGCAGACGACAACCGCCGCTTGCGCGGTCTGCTGGAGCTTCAGCAAAATGGATCGGCCGAGGGCGAGGTGCCAGCTGCTGTGATTTCCCGCTCACCGCGGGGATGGTGGCAGCAACTGGAGTTGGGCAAGGGTTCGCTGCAGGGGTTGGGCCAGGGCGATGCTGTTCTGGGCCCTGGAGGTTTGGTGGGTCGTATCGCCAGCGTCACCCCGGCGACGGCTCGGGTGAAGTTGCTCACCGCGCCCGGCCACGAGATCGGCGTTTGGCTGCCCCGCAGCCGTCGCCATGGATTGCTGGTGGGCCGTGGCAGCAGTCGCCTCTCGCTTCGTTTCATCGATAAAGACCCCGACGTGCGCCCGGGTGACTTAGTCGCCACGTCGCCGGCCAGCACCCTGTTGCCCCCCAACGTGCCGGTAGGCGTCATCCAGTCGGTGGATGAGCAAGCTGTTCCAGCACCCACAGCGGTGGTGCAGATGATCGCAGCACCGGAGGCGATCGACTGGGTACAAGTGCAAACCCGCTGA
- a CDS encoding rod shape-determining protein MreD encodes MACLHRQPICVASALVVPLLALASPPWLAIDGVGPAWAVLWLLPWALVDGPVSGALAGVTLGLVLDGLNLGGLSQVPALLLLGLWWGRLGRRAAPIQRSLNLGLLAWLGSVGLGLSLILQLWLRQGGALDPLTQSWGLQTLWCQALVTGLLAPLLVSLQLLLWRRRVPS; translated from the coding sequence ATGGCTTGTCTGCACCGACAACCGATCTGTGTGGCTTCAGCCCTGGTGGTGCCGTTGCTGGCCTTGGCGTCGCCGCCTTGGTTGGCCATTGATGGGGTTGGGCCTGCCTGGGCTGTGCTCTGGCTGTTGCCCTGGGCTCTCGTGGATGGTCCGGTGTCGGGGGCGTTGGCGGGTGTGACTTTGGGGCTGGTGCTGGATGGTCTCAACCTCGGAGGTTTGAGTCAGGTGCCGGCGTTGCTGCTTCTGGGTCTGTGGTGGGGAAGGCTGGGGCGGCGTGCAGCACCGATTCAACGCAGCCTGAATCTGGGCTTGTTGGCCTGGCTTGGCTCGGTGGGTCTTGGTTTGTCGTTGATTCTTCAGCTTTGGTTGCGTCAAGGTGGCGCATTGGATCCCCTCACCCAGAGCTGGGGTCTGCAGACCCTTTGGTGCCAGGCCCTGGTGACGGGTTTGTTGGCACCGCTGTTGGTGTCGTTGCAGTTGTTGCTCTGGCGAAGGAGGGTTCCCTCATGA